From the genome of Candidatus Paceibacterota bacterium, one region includes:
- a CDS encoding nucleotidyltransferase family protein, with translation MKVVILAAGYATRLYPLTLTQPKPLLPVAGKPMIDYVLDNLAPIGGLDRIYVVTNAKFTSHFQQWAGDYRERKAKLDFTIVNDGSTDDTNKLGAIGDIHFVLQSQNVTDDIIVVAGDNLFSTPLQDFGRLCREKGAPVLAVYDVGDLEQIKKYNSITLDGDGRITFFEEKPNHPTSTLTGIALYYYPKATLPLIRQYVAEGNNPDQPGRLIQWLYPRLPVYTWKVPGLWFDIGSRETLEEANRIFARM, from the coding sequence ATGAAAGTAGTTATTCTCGCCGCCGGGTACGCCACCCGGCTTTACCCCCTCACGCTTACCCAGCCGAAACCGCTCCTGCCGGTCGCGGGCAAGCCGATGATTGACTACGTGCTGGACAACCTCGCCCCCATCGGAGGCCTCGACCGCATCTACGTCGTCACGAATGCCAAGTTCACCAGCCACTTCCAGCAGTGGGCCGGCGATTACCGCGAGCGCAAGGCCAAGCTCGACTTCACTATCGTCAACGACGGTTCCACCGACGACACCAACAAGCTCGGCGCCATTGGTGACATCCACTTCGTCCTCCAGAGCCAGAATGTCACCGACGACATCATCGTCGTCGCGGGCGACAACCTCTTCAGCACACCGCTGCAGGATTTCGGCCGGCTCTGCCGCGAGAAGGGCGCCCCGGTCCTGGCGGTCTATGACGTCGGCGATCTGGAGCAGATCAAGAAATACAACTCCATCACCCTCGACGGCGACGGCCGCATCACCTTCTTCGAGGAGAAGCCGAATCACCCCACCAGCACCCTGACCGGTATCGCCCTCTACTACTACCCCAAAGCCACGCTGCCGCTCATCCGACAATACGTTGCCGAGGGCAACAATCCCGATCAACCGGGCCGGCTGATTCAGTGGCTCTACCCGCGCCTGCCCGTTTACACCTGGAAAGTCCCTGGCCTCTGGTTCGACATCGGCTCCAGGGAAACCCTCGAGGAAGCCAACCGCATCTTCGCCCGGATGTAA
- the hypA gene encoding hydrogenase maturation nickel metallochaperone HypA: MHELSIMQSALSLALDQARQAGANRVHTIRLRIGALSGVVPDALEFAFEALAPGTPAEGAQLAIEHVPARFWCETCTREFPSENMLPECPNCHCLSGELRAGREMELASLEID; the protein is encoded by the coding sequence ATGCACGAATTGTCCATTATGCAAAGTGCGCTGAGCCTCGCGCTGGACCAGGCGCGCCAGGCGGGCGCCAACCGTGTGCATACCATTCGTCTGCGCATCGGAGCGCTCAGCGGCGTGGTGCCGGACGCGCTGGAGTTTGCGTTCGAAGCCCTGGCCCCGGGGACCCCGGCCGAAGGCGCGCAACTGGCTATCGAGCATGTGCCCGCGCGGTTTTGGTGCGAGACCTGCACGCGCGAGTTCCCGTCCGAGAATATGTTGCCCGAGTGCCCGAACTGCCACTGCCTGAGCGGAGAACTTCGCGCCGGCCGGGAAATGGAGCTGGCCTCTCTGGAGATTGACTAA
- the hypB gene encoding hydrogenase nickel incorporation protein HypB produces MCKDCGCGLPGDKPAGISAHHHEHAHEHGHGHDHEHKHEHGPGHHHGHDHPHPHTHPHSHTHPHDHPDQEHQPAAEGEARRTVEVRRAILDQNDRLAERNRGYFRARGLLVLNVLSSPGSGKTTFIRESVRKLGPDLKAGVIVGDLATDNDAQRLRESGAPVVQITTGTVCHLEAEMVTRAVKRLDLTGRNLLIIENVGNLVCPASYDLGEDLRVVLLSVTEGEDKPLKYPPMFQSADVVIISKVDLAAACDYNRDAALANIRRVAPKARVFETSAKTGQGLDAWREFLLQRQQEVKSDE; encoded by the coding sequence ATGTGTAAAGACTGCGGATGCGGCTTGCCCGGAGATAAGCCGGCGGGCATAAGTGCTCATCACCACGAACACGCTCATGAACACGGCCACGGCCATGACCATGAACACAAGCACGAACACGGGCCCGGACACCACCACGGCCACGACCATCCGCACCCGCATACTCATCCCCATTCCCATACCCATCCGCACGACCATCCGGACCAGGAACACCAGCCTGCGGCCGAGGGTGAAGCTCGCCGGACCGTCGAGGTGCGCCGGGCGATACTCGACCAGAACGACCGCCTCGCCGAGCGCAACCGGGGCTACTTTCGAGCGCGCGGTCTGCTGGTGTTGAACGTGCTTTCCTCGCCCGGTTCTGGCAAAACCACCTTCATCCGGGAGAGCGTGCGCAAGTTGGGACCGGACCTCAAGGCGGGTGTCATCGTGGGCGACCTGGCGACCGACAACGACGCGCAGCGCCTGCGCGAGTCGGGTGCGCCGGTAGTGCAGATCACGACCGGCACCGTCTGCCACCTCGAAGCCGAAATGGTCACCCGCGCCGTCAAACGCCTCGACCTGACCGGCCGCAACCTGCTCATTATCGAGAACGTCGGCAACCTGGTCTGCCCGGCTTCCTACGACTTGGGCGAGGACCTGCGCGTTGTGCTCCTGTCCGTGACTGAGGGGGAAGACAAGCCCTTGAAGTACCCGCCGATGTTCCAGTCGGCAGACGTGGTAATCATCAGCAAGGTGGACCTGGCAGCGGCGTGCGACTACAACCGCGATGCGGCATTGGCGAACATCCGGCGCGTCGCCCCCAAGGCCCGGGTCTTCGAGACCTCCGCCAAAACCGGCCAGGGCCTGGACGCCTGGCGCGAATTCCTGCTCCAGCGGCAGCAAGAGGTCAAATCAGACGAATAG
- the argB gene encoding acetylglutamate kinase: MQNLIAKADTLLEALPYIQRFNGATFVIKYGGSFMDSPDPAVRNGVARDMVFLEAVEINPVVVHGGGKAITRAMEKAGLKAAFLQGQRVTDEATVRIADQVLSREINPEVVAAIGSLGGFAKGFAGPDIFRCRKARVTGQDGQALDLGYVGEVIGVNTAPLLECIAKGVTPVISPTARGEDGKLYNCNADVAAAQAAIALKARRLVFMSDVPGLLRNPNKPDSVISRLKISEVEGLKRSGVVDKGMIPKVDSAVAAIHAGVEKVSFVDGRVPHAVLLEIFTDEGVGTEVVP; encoded by the coding sequence ATGCAAAACCTCATTGCCAAGGCCGACACGTTGCTGGAGGCGCTGCCTTATATCCAGCGATTCAACGGTGCTACCTTCGTCATCAAGTACGGCGGCAGCTTCATGGACTCGCCGGACCCGGCGGTTCGCAACGGCGTTGCGCGCGACATGGTGTTTCTGGAGGCGGTCGAGATAAACCCGGTGGTTGTCCACGGGGGCGGCAAAGCGATCACCCGCGCCATGGAAAAGGCCGGCCTCAAGGCCGCGTTCCTCCAGGGCCAGCGCGTCACGGATGAGGCCACGGTCCGGATTGCCGACCAGGTGCTCTCCCGGGAGATCAACCCTGAAGTGGTTGCCGCCATCGGCTCCCTGGGCGGCTTTGCCAAAGGCTTCGCCGGTCCGGATATCTTCCGGTGCCGCAAGGCCCGGGTGACAGGCCAGGATGGCCAGGCCCTCGACCTCGGCTACGTCGGCGAGGTGATCGGCGTGAACACCGCGCCGCTGCTCGAATGCATCGCCAAAGGCGTCACCCCGGTCATCAGTCCGACCGCCCGCGGCGAGGACGGCAAGCTCTACAACTGCAATGCCGATGTCGCCGCCGCGCAGGCGGCGATTGCCCTCAAAGCCCGGCGGCTGGTCTTTATGAGCGACGTGCCGGGCCTCCTGCGGAACCCTAACAAGCCAGACAGTGTCATCTCCCGCCTCAAGATCAGCGAGGTGGAGGGGTTGAAGCGGAGCGGCGTCGTTGACAAGGGGATGATCCCCAAAGTGGACAGTGCCGTGGCCGCCATCCATGCGGGCGTGGAAAAAGTCTCCTTCGTGGATGGCCGTGTTCCCCACGCCGTCCTGCTGGAGATCTTCACCGATGAAGGCGTCGGCACCGAAGTCGTTCCCTGA
- the argJ gene encoding bifunctional glutamate N-acetyltransferase/amino-acid acetyltransferase ArgJ gives MNAKLTAVSGSIVAPRGFRASGVFCDIKRLGTGKGSDKGKKRDLGLIVSEVPAAVAGMFTTNQACAAPVKVCLERVKKGRAQAVVVNSGNANACTGRQGLEDARAMARFTEQSLALPPGSVLVGSTGRIGVTMPMDNVRAGIVEAAVTLGSTAGHAARIAEAIMTSDTRPKQVAVEIMLGGKPVRLGGICKGAGMIQPGMSTTGKRPGAVPLHATMLCFITTDAAVEESVLQSALREAVAKSFNRITVDGDMSTNDTVLLLANGLAGNRKFRPGTAAFALFQAALSHVCLELAKMIVRDGEGVSRFVTVRVNGAKSFADADAAARAVANSPLVKTSWHGGDPNWGRIIAALGYSPATVVENKVDIGYSAPGSRRILWSLKRGQPTAATFKALCAAVAPREFDLHVHLNLGRAGAVIYAADLTEEYVDFNKGDVSDPGSLGG, from the coding sequence ATGAATGCGAAATTAACTGCAGTCTCAGGCTCCATCGTGGCCCCGCGTGGCTTCCGCGCCTCGGGCGTCTTCTGCGACATCAAACGCCTTGGCACCGGCAAAGGCTCCGACAAAGGCAAGAAGCGCGACCTCGGCCTGATTGTGTCCGAAGTCCCCGCCGCTGTGGCCGGGATGTTTACCACCAATCAGGCTTGCGCCGCGCCGGTCAAGGTCTGCCTTGAACGCGTGAAGAAGGGCCGGGCTCAGGCGGTCGTCGTCAACTCCGGCAATGCCAACGCTTGCACCGGCAGGCAAGGTTTGGAAGACGCGCGCGCGATGGCGCGCTTCACCGAGCAATCGCTCGCCTTGCCGCCGGGCTCGGTGCTGGTCGGCTCCACTGGCCGCATCGGGGTCACCATGCCCATGGACAATGTCCGTGCCGGCATCGTCGAAGCCGCCGTCACGCTCGGTTCCACCGCGGGGCACGCTGCCCGGATCGCCGAAGCCATCATGACCAGCGATACACGGCCAAAACAGGTTGCGGTGGAAATCATGCTGGGAGGCAAGCCTGTCCGCCTGGGCGGCATCTGCAAAGGCGCCGGCATGATTCAGCCGGGCATGAGCACCACCGGCAAGCGGCCCGGGGCTGTGCCGCTCCATGCCACGATGCTCTGTTTCATCACCACCGATGCCGCGGTCGAGGAATCGGTCCTGCAATCGGCGCTGCGCGAGGCCGTCGCCAAAAGCTTCAATCGTATCACCGTGGACGGGGACATGAGCACTAACGACACAGTCCTTTTGCTGGCGAATGGCCTCGCGGGCAACCGGAAGTTCCGGCCTGGAACGGCAGCCTTTGCCCTCTTCCAGGCGGCCTTGAGTCACGTTTGCCTCGAACTGGCCAAGATGATCGTGCGGGACGGCGAGGGCGTGTCGCGATTCGTCACCGTGCGGGTCAACGGCGCGAAATCCTTCGCGGATGCCGATGCTGCCGCGCGAGCCGTGGCGAACAGTCCGCTCGTGAAGACCAGCTGGCACGGCGGCGATCCGAACTGGGGCCGGATCATTGCGGCGCTGGGTTACAGCCCGGCGACTGTTGTTGAGAACAAAGTGGACATCGGCTACAGCGCGCCCGGCAGCCGCAGGATTCTCTGGAGTCTCAAACGCGGCCAACCGACGGCAGCCACCTTTAAGGCCCTTTGCGCCGCCGTGGCGCCAAGGGAGTTTGATCTCCATGTCCATCTCAATCTCGGCCGCGCTGGCGCCGTCATCTATGCGGCTGACCTGACCGAAGAGTACGTGGACTTCAACAAAGGCGATGTGAGCGATCCTGGCTCGCTCGGCGGCTGA
- a CDS encoding acetylxylan esterase — MPDPLLMFDGRSVSSRNQWFKERRPELQALFQHYMYGAIPPNPARTRSKVLGEYGDFLGGKATLKLLTLETGPATAPRIDLMLVVPNARRGRVPVFLAMDFCGNHALTFDPRVPLARGWMGNSCKECKNNAATEASRGSQATNWPLAEIVRRGYALAAFHSADVDPDRKEVSDGIYAWLAGGDKARNNPAHRGTIAAWAWGFHRCVDHLVTERSLDPRRIATVGHSRNGKTALLAAAFDERIAIAYPHQAGCGGSAPSRGMTGESVKAINDRFPHWFNAWFKQFNNAPERLPFDQHCLVALCAPRPVLFSAAEEDQWANPAGQFQVLQAASPVYQFLGSEGLAAREFPPLHHLVDSRLGFYVREGKHSMTADDWTVFMNYADRQWRK, encoded by the coding sequence TTGCCCGACCCCCTCCTGATGTTCGACGGGCGAAGCGTGAGTTCCCGCAACCAATGGTTCAAGGAACGCCGGCCCGAATTGCAGGCTCTGTTCCAGCACTACATGTACGGCGCAATTCCCCCGAATCCGGCGCGCACGCGCAGCAAGGTTCTGGGCGAATACGGCGATTTCCTGGGTGGGAAAGCGACGCTCAAGCTGTTGACGTTGGAAACGGGCCCCGCCACCGCGCCGCGGATAGACCTGATGCTGGTCGTGCCCAATGCACGCCGCGGTCGCGTGCCAGTGTTTCTCGCCATGGACTTCTGTGGCAACCACGCCTTGACGTTCGATCCACGCGTGCCGCTGGCCCGCGGGTGGATGGGCAATTCGTGCAAGGAATGCAAGAACAACGCCGCCACCGAGGCCTCCCGCGGATCGCAGGCCACCAATTGGCCCCTCGCGGAGATCGTTCGGCGCGGCTACGCCCTGGCCGCGTTTCACAGCGCCGACGTGGACCCCGATCGCAAGGAGGTCAGTGACGGCATCTACGCGTGGCTGGCCGGCGGCGATAAGGCCAGGAACAATCCAGCCCACCGGGGGACTATCGCCGCATGGGCGTGGGGTTTCCACCGCTGCGTGGACCACCTGGTCACTGAGCGCAGCCTGGATCCGCGCCGCATCGCGACCGTGGGCCACTCACGCAACGGCAAGACCGCCTTGTTGGCGGCAGCGTTCGACGAGCGTATCGCAATCGCGTACCCGCATCAGGCCGGCTGCGGCGGCTCGGCGCCGAGCCGGGGAATGACTGGCGAGTCAGTGAAGGCCATTAACGACCGGTTCCCGCACTGGTTCAACGCGTGGTTCAAGCAGTTCAACAACGCCCCGGAGCGGTTGCCATTCGACCAGCATTGCCTCGTGGCTCTGTGCGCCCCGCGTCCGGTCCTGTTCTCGGCGGCGGAGGAGGACCAATGGGCCAATCCGGCCGGCCAGTTTCAAGTGCTCCAGGCCGCCAGCCCGGTTTATCAGTTCCTCGGCAGCGAGGGATTGGCCGCCCGGGAATTCCCGCCGCTGCACCACCTCGTGGACAGCCGCCTCGGCTTTTATGTGCGCGAGGGCAAGCATTCCATGACGGCCGACGATTGGACCGTGTTTATGAACTACGCCGACCGCCAATGGCGGAAGTGA
- the argC gene encoding N-acetyl-gamma-glutamyl-phosphate reductase encodes MNAKQVAIVGASGYSGEELVRLLLSHPHAELAAVTSRQYAGQTLAQIFPRFAHHPRARTLRFSEPKAELLAKQAQVVFLALPHGVAAEFAVPLLQLGCQVIDLSADFRVRDAAVYKDFYAHDHPAPALLTQAVYGLPEVYRDQIRKASLVASPGCYPTSILLPTVPLLKAGLVEPTGIIADSLSGVSGAGRKAELDYLFVECNESVRPYGIPKHRHLSEIEQEISAAAGTPVVIQFTPHLIPVNRGILTTLYLTPADPARDSQSSILDQVGACYQTAYAKEPFVRLLEGKALPDTKHVAGTNVIEIAWRHDPRTGRLIVMSAEDNLVKGASGQAIQSMNLMCGFPETAGLI; translated from the coding sequence ATGAATGCCAAACAAGTAGCTATTGTGGGTGCGTCGGGTTACTCCGGCGAAGAACTCGTCCGCCTGCTCCTTTCGCACCCGCACGCGGAACTGGCCGCTGTCACCTCGCGCCAATACGCCGGGCAAACGCTGGCGCAGATCTTCCCGAGGTTCGCTCACCATCCACGAGCCAGGACGCTTCGCTTCAGCGAGCCCAAGGCCGAATTGCTCGCCAAACAGGCGCAGGTTGTTTTCCTGGCCCTGCCTCACGGTGTCGCCGCGGAATTCGCCGTCCCCCTGCTCCAGCTTGGCTGCCAGGTTATTGATCTGAGTGCGGATTTCCGCGTCAGGGACGCCGCAGTCTACAAGGACTTCTATGCGCACGACCACCCGGCGCCGGCATTGCTCACCCAGGCGGTTTACGGCTTGCCGGAAGTCTATCGCGACCAGATCAGGAAAGCCTCGCTGGTGGCCTCACCCGGCTGTTACCCAACCAGCATCCTGCTGCCGACGGTGCCTCTGCTGAAGGCGGGCCTGGTCGAGCCCACTGGCATCATCGCCGACTCACTGAGTGGCGTCAGCGGCGCGGGCCGAAAGGCGGAGCTTGATTACCTGTTCGTCGAATGCAACGAAAGCGTGCGGCCTTACGGGATTCCCAAACACCGGCATCTTTCCGAGATCGAACAGGAGATCTCGGCTGCCGCCGGCACTCCGGTGGTCATCCAGTTTACGCCGCATTTGATTCCCGTGAATCGCGGCATCCTCACCACTCTGTATCTGACACCGGCCGACCCGGCGCGTGATTCTCAATCCTCGATCCTTGACCAGGTGGGAGCCTGCTATCAAACCGCCTACGCCAAAGAGCCGTTTGTGCGGTTGCTGGAGGGCAAGGCCCTGCCCGACACGAAGCACGTTGCCGGCACCAACGTCATTGAAATCGCCTGGCGCCACGACCCGCGCACCGGACGGCTTATCGTGATGAGCGCCGAGGACAATCTGGTCAAAGGGGCCAGCGGCCAGGCCATCCAGAGCATGAACTTGATGTGCGGATTCCCGGAGACGGCGGGTTTGATATGA
- the rpsI gene encoding 30S ribosomal protein S9 → MSDIKLPEGKIPLHLGTGRRKTALARVRLAAGTGKIVINGRPFENYFALESQRVLAAQPLTVTGSADKFDAQVTVQGGGPNGQAGAVRHGLARALLTVDANLRPILKAEGLLTRDSRKKERKKYGQPGARKRFQYSKR, encoded by the coding sequence ATGTCCGACATAAAACTACCTGAAGGCAAGATTCCGCTGCACCTCGGCACCGGCCGACGGAAGACCGCGCTGGCGCGCGTGCGCCTGGCCGCCGGCACCGGCAAGATCGTGATCAATGGCCGGCCGTTCGAGAATTACTTTGCACTCGAGTCCCAACGGGTGCTTGCCGCCCAGCCGCTGACGGTGACCGGTTCGGCGGACAAGTTCGACGCTCAAGTCACCGTCCAGGGCGGCGGTCCCAACGGCCAGGCCGGGGCAGTCCGACACGGCCTCGCGCGGGCGTTGCTCACGGTGGACGCCAACCTGCGGCCGATCCTGAAGGCCGAGGGCCTGCTCACCCGGGACTCGCGCAAGAAGGAGCGCAAGAAGTACGGCCAGCCGGGGGCGCGCAAACGCTTCCAGTATAGCAAGCGTTAA
- the rplM gene encoding 50S ribosomal protein L13: MKTHLPKVNLDQRKWHVIDASGAVLGRLAVQVADVLRGKNKPVYTPHLDAGDFVVVINAEKVLLTGKKETDKKYMSYSGWKSGDKYRSVAQVRARQPERLITHAVRGMVPKNRLGRVLMTKLKVYKGAEHPHAAQQPQPLALAK, translated from the coding sequence ATGAAGACTCATTTACCGAAAGTGAATTTGGACCAACGCAAGTGGCATGTGATTGACGCCAGCGGCGCCGTCCTGGGCCGCCTGGCGGTGCAAGTGGCCGACGTGTTGCGGGGGAAGAACAAACCTGTCTATACACCGCACCTTGATGCCGGCGATTTCGTCGTGGTCATCAACGCCGAAAAAGTGCTCCTTACGGGCAAGAAGGAGACCGACAAGAAATACATGAGCTACTCGGGCTGGAAGAGCGGGGATAAATACCGGTCGGTCGCCCAGGTCCGGGCGCGGCAGCCCGAAAGGCTCATCACCCACGCGGTGCGGGGCATGGTTCCCAAAAACCGGCTTGGCCGGGTGCTGATGACCAAGTTGAAAGTGTATAAAGGCGCGGAGCATCCGCATGCCGCCCAGCAGCCCCAACCGCTGGCTCTCGCGAAGTAA
- the lspA gene encoding signal peptidase II codes for MNPLNALLRTPNRRIAMIALLVIAFDQFTKQLVLRFLGYAQEKVVIEGFFKFVHWGNTGAAWSLLSGNNELLAGVAVVALLALFLSRHHFDSRTLLSQVAFGFIFGGIVGNLIDRLWAGHVIDFIYFYVQQPSGREVGFPAFNVADSAICTGVGLVFLITWSSDRKSKTASPSE; via the coding sequence ATGAATCCATTGAATGCGCTGCTCCGGACGCCAAACCGCCGCATAGCGATGATTGCTTTGCTGGTGATCGCTTTCGACCAGTTTACCAAGCAGCTTGTCCTCCGTTTTCTCGGCTACGCGCAGGAGAAGGTCGTAATCGAGGGCTTCTTCAAGTTCGTGCACTGGGGAAATACCGGCGCGGCGTGGAGCCTGCTGAGCGGCAACAACGAATTGCTGGCCGGCGTGGCGGTCGTCGCCCTTTTGGCCTTGTTCCTCAGCCGCCATCATTTCGACTCGCGCACGCTGCTTAGCCAGGTCGCCTTCGGGTTTATCTTCGGCGGCATCGTCGGCAACCTCATTGACCGGCTGTGGGCGGGTCATGTAATTGACTTCATCTATTTTTATGTCCAGCAGCCGAGCGGGCGAGAAGTCGGATTCCCCGCCTTTAATGTGGCTGACAGCGCGATCTGCACCGGCGTGGGGCTGGTCTTCCTCATTACCTGGAGCAGCGACCGCAAGTCCAAGACCGCCAGCCCGTCGGAGTGA
- a CDS encoding RluA family pseudouridine synthase has product MSSRTEVLTIEHSLPLGRLDTFLRGKFPAVSRGAIQRLIEQGHIRVNGRTIKPTHTPRAGEQVEVHWPEARAAEARPEAMPLDILYEDKTLLVLNKPPGLVVHPAAGHEEHTLVNALLHHCAGQLSGIGGVARPGIVHRLDKETSGCLVVAKNDETHLALSAQFATRKVEKAYHAILCGELPRDRGDIRAAIARHPSHRKRMAVTDEYGREAHTGYRVLERLRGATLVEALLHTGRTHQIRVHFQFLGFPLLGDATYGNRQNQRLSDLTGYTASRQMLHAHRLAFLHPRTAKCLSFEAPRPEDFLDALAALR; this is encoded by the coding sequence ATGTCTTCCCGCACTGAGGTTCTGACCATCGAACACTCGCTTCCGTTGGGGCGGCTCGACACTTTTCTGCGCGGCAAGTTCCCCGCCGTGTCGCGCGGCGCGATCCAGCGGTTGATCGAGCAGGGCCACATCCGGGTCAACGGCCGCACCATCAAGCCAACGCATACTCCACGCGCCGGCGAACAGGTCGAGGTTCACTGGCCCGAGGCCCGGGCGGCGGAAGCCCGGCCCGAGGCGATGCCGCTCGACATTCTTTACGAAGACAAGACTTTGCTTGTATTGAACAAGCCGCCGGGGCTGGTGGTGCATCCGGCGGCCGGCCACGAGGAACACACGCTTGTCAATGCGCTCCTTCACCACTGCGCGGGACAGTTGAGCGGCATCGGCGGGGTCGCCCGCCCGGGCATTGTGCACCGCCTGGACAAGGAAACCAGCGGCTGCCTGGTCGTCGCCAAGAACGACGAGACCCACCTGGCGCTCTCCGCCCAATTCGCCACCCGCAAAGTGGAGAAAGCATATCACGCGATCCTCTGCGGCGAATTGCCGCGCGACCGGGGCGATATCCGTGCCGCCATTGCCCGGCATCCCTCCCACCGCAAGCGCATGGCCGTGACCGACGAATACGGACGCGAGGCCCACACTGGTTACCGCGTGCTGGAGCGTCTGCGGGGAGCAACATTGGTCGAGGCGCTACTCCACACCGGTCGCACCCACCAAATCCGGGTCCACTTTCAATTCCTCGGCTTCCCCCTATTGGGCGACGCGACCTACGGCAACCGCCAAAACCAGCGCCTGTCCGATCTCACCGGCTACACAGCTTCCCGCCAGATGCTGCACGCCCACCGGCTCGCGTTTCTGCACCCTCGAACAGCCAAGTGCCTGAGCTTTGAGGCGCCGCGACCCGAGGATTTCCTGGATGCGCTGGCGGCGCTGCGGTGA
- a CDS encoding 2-oxoacid:acceptor oxidoreductase subunit alpha, producing the protein MSNAAATGLEGGGGAKVSRISEAVIRIAGNSQDGIQAIGGFLARLAGRSAQDVMTFMTIPSTISGGPSIFQVRIGSGEVLSAGDEADVLLAFYQHSYEDHIGSLKKGGVVLYDSDHVEPKPEWQPQHHHVGVPISSLTIEAIGGTAKDKGKNIFALGLVARIFDLDAPKLEALISERFGGKDLSVLNNALAAFRAGYNHSLGNILQTFEFVESQGKDGHQVVMNGNEALAYGVIAAGVRFGAAYPITPWSDVMEILRRELPKYGGTFVQCEDEIAAISMANGAGFAGRVAVTGSSGPGISLKMESLGWAVMAEVPLVVINVQRGGPSTGLPTQVEQSDLNLACFGSHGDAPRVVVAPANVEDCFYTAIEAVNIARKYNVPVFVLSDQAIATRIEAFAAPDLEKACQDISPDLSPVADYVPYDLSSPDGVTPRVVPGTPILSGRYPIAGGLEHDEQGHPTGDPGLHMAMTAKRRKKLQALAATLPTPEVYGPPEGNLLLVGWGSTQGPIREAVDRARSAGDSVSALHIKYLHPLPPGLESIFSGFKAIRVVEMNDEGLYGYGQLAGLLRARFCNPRIRGINKTDGLTWKVKEILERARADIAAGARRQ; encoded by the coding sequence ATGAGCAATGCAGCAGCAACCGGCCTGGAGGGTGGCGGTGGGGCAAAGGTCTCGAGGATTTCCGAGGCAGTGATTCGTATCGCGGGCAATTCCCAGGATGGCATCCAGGCCATTGGCGGGTTCCTGGCACGGTTGGCGGGCCGCAGCGCGCAGGATGTCATGACCTTCATGACGATCCCATCAACCATTTCCGGCGGTCCGTCTATCTTCCAGGTGCGCATCGGTTCGGGCGAAGTGTTGAGCGCGGGCGATGAGGCCGATGTGCTGCTGGCTTTTTATCAGCATTCCTACGAGGACCACATTGGCTCGCTCAAGAAGGGCGGGGTGGTCCTCTACGACTCGGACCATGTGGAGCCCAAGCCCGAGTGGCAGCCCCAGCATCATCACGTGGGTGTGCCGATTTCCAGCCTGACCATTGAGGCCATCGGCGGCACGGCCAAGGACAAAGGGAAGAACATCTTTGCCCTCGGACTCGTCGCCAGAATCTTTGACCTGGACGCGCCGAAACTGGAGGCGCTGATCAGCGAGCGGTTTGGCGGGAAAGACCTCTCCGTGCTGAACAACGCGCTGGCGGCGTTCCGCGCCGGTTACAACCACTCGCTCGGCAACATCCTGCAGACCTTTGAGTTCGTTGAGAGCCAGGGTAAGGACGGCCACCAGGTGGTAATGAACGGCAACGAGGCGCTGGCCTATGGAGTGATTGCCGCGGGGGTTCGCTTTGGTGCTGCCTACCCCATTACCCCGTGGTCGGATGTCATGGAAATCCTCCGCCGCGAGCTGCCCAAGTATGGCGGCACGTTCGTGCAATGCGAAGACGAGATCGCTGCGATTTCCATGGCCAACGGCGCCGGCTTCGCGGGACGCGTCGCTGTTACCGGCTCCAGCGGGCCGGGTATCTCGCTGAAGATGGAGTCGCTCGGCTGGGCGGTGATGGCAGAAGTGCCGCTGGTGGTGATTAACGTCCAGCGCGGGGGCCCCTCCACCGGACTGCCGACCCAGGTCGAACAATCCGACCTGAACCTCGCCTGTTTTGGCAGCCACGGCGACGCCCCGCGCGTGGTGGTTGCTCCCGCCAATGTCGAGGATTGTTTCTACACCGCCATCGAAGCGGTCAATATCGCCCGCAAGTACAACGTGCCGGTATTCGTGCTCAGCGACCAGGCGATCGCCACCCGCATTGAGGCCTTTGCCGCACCCGACCTGGAGAAAGCCTGCCAGGATATCTCGCCCGATCTTTCTCCCGTGGCCGACTATGTCCCTTACGACCTCTCCTCCCCGGACGGCGTGACTCCCCGGGTTGTGCCCGGCACACCCATTCTGAGCGGCCGCTATCCGATCGCCGGCGGCCTGGAGCACGACGAACAGGGTCACCCGACCGGCGACCCGGGTCTGCACATGGCGATGACCGCCAAACGGCGCAAAAAATTGCAGGCGCTGGCCGCCACCTTGCCGACCCCCGAAGTGTATGGCCCGCCCGAAGGCAACCTCCTGCTTGTGGGCTGGGGTTCCACGCAAGGCCCGATCCGCGAGGCGGTGGACCGCGCCCGGTCGGCCGGTGACAGCGTCTCGGCCCTGCACATCAAGTATCTCCATCCTCTGCCGCCGGGTTTGGAAAGCATCTTCTCCGGATTCAAGGCCATCCGCGTCGTGGAAATGAACGACGAGGGCCTTTACGGTTACGGCCAACTGGCCGGCTTGCTGCGCGCGCGCTTCTGCAACCCCAGGATTCGCGGCATTAACAAGACCGATGGCCTGACCTGGAAGGTCAAAGAAATCCTCGAACGCGCCCGCGCCGACATCGCCGCCGGCGCGCGCCGCCAGTAA